The Fusarium oxysporum f. sp. lycopersici 4287 chromosome 1, whole genome shotgun sequence DNA segment ATGATGCATggaaagttgaagaagagcttgtggATACGAATCAACCCAACAAAGACTTGTTAGGTAGCGATAAGAATTCCCCGCGTCGGGGAACGAGTGGGTGGATGAAGGTAAAGAATAGATGATATTGTTCTACCTAGAACAATGAACAAGTAATTACTTGTAATTAATTTAGCTGCTGTGAAGATAATACGAGTaaataaagagataaaaacCTTTTCATCTTAAGTAAATTGCATTTATTTATTGCCAAAGCATGCCAGCTAGtatataaactttattttattttatttctttatattagtatatCCCAAGACCGAGCATAAAGTTATATAGGTAGGGACCTCGCCTACCCACGCTCTGTTGTTCTCTTCTGCCCGCAGTACAAAAATAATATCGGTGCTTCAGTACCTAGAACAACGAAGAATGTGGTTCCGCCCGGGATCGAACCGGggaccttctcggtgttAACGAGATGCCATAACCAACTAGACCACGGAACCGTGCTAATGTGTACGAAGACAGCTGTAAGCTTACGCTGAAGTTGCAAACAACTGTGAGGCTTATTCACCTGCTCTAGGGTAGCAAAAGGTACAATATTTTAGCTGGGTTATGAGATGAAAGTACATTGTTTTCATAAATAAGTCCCTTGCAATCTGCTTGGATTGGATTAGCTGTCTAATGCTTActtataaggtttatatttactatgGTGGCGACGCATTGGTGGCGAATATTCATACCGGTGAATAGAGAGGTACTACAAGGAAATCATCCTAAGTTATTGGATTAATGGAAGTTCATAATAAACAATAACCAAAAACACAGTCATTGTATTGATACATTTATTCGTATAGTCTTACACTGAGTCATGCAGCTTGGAGCGATGTGCCATAGTCTGCTCGTCATGATATACAGGATTGTACAATATGCTTCTCTTTCCCGCCGTTTTATTTCCCAGATTTTCCAAACAAAGATGCAATGTAATCCCCAAATGTAGAGGTCCCCTCTGCCTGTCTCTGTTTTCTCTGCTCCGCCTGTGTATCCCAGATCTTCTGAACGCTGCCGGCAACCTCAGCCTTAGCCTGGAGATCGGCACGAAGagcagcctcttcaaccGCACGTTCCTCAGCTGGTAGTTTATCAAGCTGTTCTTtccattgttgttgaagttcttCGGTGGGCATGACCGCAtctttcttggcttttggTAATGTTGTCTGGAAGACCGGAACCGGCAGTCCTTCCGCCTTAGCCTTCTCGACTGCCTCCTCGTGCTTGATCATTCGCTGATAAAGAGAGTCGGCGTGCATTTGGATATCCTCTTCCACCTCAGGCGATCTGCCCACTACTGACCCATGTCCCAACGCTCGAAGAAAACGCTAAAACAAAGTTAGAACTAAGATGTTAAGTGAAGCGAAAGTAGACAACATACTGATTGCATCATATAACACCTCTCGAATCTTCGAACTTGATGCCTACACATCTGCATTTGATCCTCCCAGCTTCCATGCTTCATGCAATTCACCCACTCCTCTTGGTATTCCGCACAGTTTTCCAATGCCGCCTTGCCAATGGCCTCTTTTCGTTCCTTGTATGCCTCCAAGACGCTCATTAGCTTCTCGTGATCTGTTGCCGTCTCTGCCTCGATCTCGGCGAGCGGTTGGTAGTTCTTCCAGAGGTGGGCATATCGACCGTCTTGATACAGGCTTGCCGAAGGTACGACTGGCTTCTGTGGTTCTGCAGCTGTCACCGCTGCATCGGCATTTCGGGGCTGCTGGTTTGCTGGAGGAGGATTCGTAGGTTGGTTCGAAGGGTATTTGAGGGGAGATTCTTTCTCCAGAAAGTCGCGAAGGCTTGGATCGAGTTTCGAAAGAGGGTCTGACGACTTGTCGGTACCAAGGACCGAAGATATCCAACCCATTGTAGTAAGTTTGTTTCTCTAAACTGGCGCCAATCTACGGGAAAAGGGTTGGAATTGAGTTCGAAGCTGGACTTGAAGTTGACACTCCAAACTATAGCTTCAACTGTGATAAGTGGAGGTAAGAATTTCAGCGATGCACTGTACGCAGCACTGTATACTTACCAACTCCATTTTTTGTAGTTCATCAGACAAGATTGAATTCACAGGATCCAACGATTCCAGCTGGTTCGACATCATAACATCAAGCACTTAGTTCAGATGGGAATTCCTCATATCATTGTCataaatatttcttttattcaGGCGAAATGACACGTCATCATCAAACTTCAGTTGCATCTATCATGAACTGGAATCTTCACCACAGACACAACCGCATCACAAAGGTTAAACAACAGTTCCTCACGGCACTGGCATTTTTTGGTCGGCGAATAGTCAAAGGTATGAACGTAATCTTGAGATCATGACGACCCTTTTCCTAGCCATATCACGCCCGATTGAACCATCAACCCAAAACAATTGTCTTCGTGAATCCTTTTTTATTCGCGATTGCATCTATAGCACAATCATTTGCAACGCAACATCCGGTGCCCGACCCTTCAGGAGAAACTTCCCATCTCTCCTGATGCTTATCACGCCGAAAAAAATGCCAGAAGAAAGTCCCAACTTAAAACTTAGAGAACTTCTTAACAGCCTTGCCAGTTCGGGGCAGGACACGCAGGACGTTGAAGCGGACCTTGAATCATGTTAGCGATCATCCCTGATATCAGATCTCTCGTTCTAAACGTACAGTCTTGCTGAGGGGTCGGCACTGGCCAACGGTGACCTGGTCACCCTCCTCAACACGGAAAGCGGGGGAGACGTGGGCGGCAACGTTCTTGTGTCGCTTCTCGTAACGAGAGTACTTGGGGATAAAATGGAGATACTCTCgtcggatgatgatggtgcgGTGCATCTTGGTGGAAACGACGGTACCGGTCAGGATACGGCCACGGATAGAGACGAGACCGGTGAAAGGGCACTTCTTGTCTGTAGATCCAAATGTTAGTGATGCGCTCTAACGTCTATTTTCTTTGCGCAAATCCCTCCCAGCACGGTCGATTGATGTCGTTGTATATGTGTCCATCGTTTGGCAAAATTCGTTTTCGTGTGCTCCTCCAAGTCCCCAAATCTCAAATCTGTCGAACGTACCAATGTAGCTGCCCTCAATGGCGGCCTTAGGGGTTCGGAAACCCAGACCGACGTCCTTGTACCATCGTCGGCCACCCTTGCCCGGTCGGGtgctcttggtcttggtcttcgAGTTCTGGAAGATGTGAGGCTGCTTCTGGAAAGCACGCTCCGACTGGACGGTCAACTCGGTCGCCCTGATGCAAAGGTTAGCGACTCATTCGGTTTCGACATCGTGTATTCATTCGGTTTCGACGCTGCA contains these protein-coding regions:
- a CDS encoding 40S ribosomal protein S11, producing MATELTVQSERAFQKQPHIFQNSKTKTKSTRPGKGGRRWYKDVGLGFRTPKAAIEGSYIDKKCPFTGLVSIRGRILTGTVVSTKMHRTIIIRREYLHFIPKYSRYEKRHKNVAAHVSPAFRVEEGDQVTVGQCRPLSKTVRFNVLRVLPRTGKAVKKFSKF